A region from the Aegilops tauschii subsp. strangulata cultivar AL8/78 chromosome 5, Aet v6.0, whole genome shotgun sequence genome encodes:
- the LOC109738592 gene encoding uncharacterized protein, producing the protein MGSGKKRAALASLFGFKNKRQEEEEATAATRQQQHAAAPPQQRYHHHRVRPSDDDDYARHWYAERDIDRKASEFIDKVHRRMLANEQDG; encoded by the coding sequence ATGGGAAGTGGGAAGAAGAGGGCGGCGCTTGCATCCTTGTTCGGGTTCAAGAACAAGAGACAGGAGGAGGAAGAGGCCACGGCGGCGACGCGGCAACAGCAGCATGCGGCGGCACCACCGCAGCAGAGGTACCATCATCACAGGGTGCGGCCGAGCGACGACGACGACTACGCCCGGCACTGGTACGCCGAGCGCGACATCGACCGGAAGGCCTCCGAGTTCATCGACAAGGTCCACCGCCGGATGCTCGCCAACGAGCAAGACGGATAG